A region of Gadus morhua chromosome 18, gadMor3.0, whole genome shotgun sequence DNA encodes the following proteins:
- the cox19 gene encoding cytochrome c oxidase assembly protein COX19, with product MSTAMNFSSKAFKPRAPDKGSFPLDHFGECKGFKDTFMKCLRDNSFDNSMCRLQSKDYLQCRMDNQLMAKEPLEKLGFADLKETSPSPEDKDAKE from the exons ATGTCGACTGCTATGAACTTCTCCTCCAAGGCCTTCAAGCCTCGGGCTCCTGATAAAGGCTCGTTTCCTCTGGACCACTTTG GAGAATGTAAGGGATTCAAAGACACGTTCATGAAATGCCTGAGAGACAACAGCTTTGACAACTCCATGTGCCGCCTGCAGTCCAAAGACTACCTGCAATGTCGGATGGACAA TCAACTGATGGCCAAGGAACCTCTAGAGAAACTAGGCTTTGCCGACCTGAAGGAAACATCTCCCAGCCCGGAGGACAAGGACGCTAAAGAATAG
- the rnps1 gene encoding LOW QUALITY PROTEIN: RNA-binding protein with serine-rich domain 1 (The sequence of the model RefSeq protein was modified relative to this genomic sequence to represent the inferred CDS: deleted 2 bases in 1 codon) produces MAPSPTKRKEDDKTKEHQRSGKEKSGATKDGAEKDRGRDKNRKHRSASTGSSSSSSSSGSSSGSSSGSSSSGSSRSGSSSSRSSSSSSSSPSPSRRRHDNRRRSRSKSKSVKKDDRDRDRERRRRSPTPKPTKVYLGRLTRNVIKEHIQEIFSTYGKIKMVEMPMNRLYPHLSKGYAYVEFESSDEAEKALKHMNGGQIDGQEITATAVLTQRVRPPPRRMTPPRRMPPPPPMWRRSPPRMRRRSRSPRRRSPVRRRSRSRSPGRRRHRSRSSSNSSR; encoded by the exons AT GGCGCCTTCACCCACCAAGAGGAAGGAAGACGACAAAACCAAGGAGCACCAACGCAGCGGAAAGGAGAAGTCCGGGGCCACCAAGGACGGGGCGGAGAAGGACCGCGGCCGCGACAAGAACCGCAAGCATCGCAGCGCTTCCACCGGGAGCAGCAG ctccagctccagttCTGGCTCCAGTTCTGGCTCTTCAAGCGGCTCCAGCTCCTCGGGCTCCAGCCGCTCCGGCTCTTCCAGCtcccgctcctcttcctcttcttcctcctctcctagcCCCAGCCGCCGTCGTCATGACAACAGACGCCGCTCCCGCTCCAA ATCCAAGTCTGTGAAGAAGGACGACAGAGACCGCGACCGCGAGAGGCGCCGCCGCAGCCCCACCCCCAAGCCCACCAAGGTGTACCTGGGACGCCTCACCAGGAACGTCATAAAG gagcacATCCAGGAGATCTTCTCCACCTACGGCAAGATCAAGATGGTGGAGATGCCCATGAACCGCCTGTACCCCCACCTGTCCAAAGGCTACGCCTACGTTGAGTTTGAGAGCTCTGACGAGGCGGAGAAGGCCCTGAAGCACATGAACGGAG GTCAGATCGATGGACAGGAGATTACGGCCACTGCCGTGCTGACTCAGAGGGTgcgcccgcccccccgccgcatGACCCCGCCCCGCAGgatgcccccg cccccccccatgtggcGGCGCAGCCCCCCCCGCATGAGGAGAAG gtcccGGTCTCCACGGAGACGCTCCCCCGTGCGTCGCAGGTCCCGCTCCCGCTCTCCAGGGCGCCGGCGTCACCGCTCCCGGTccagctccaactcctcccgCTAG